AATCCGCACCCTTGGTTTCTTTGGTTTGAAGTCAGTTCATTAAAATAATGACCTGCTTCAGTCACCCATCAGGAACTAGCCTGAGAAATAAATACTACACTCCCTGGCCCAGACAGCCGGTTTGGCTGTCCCAGAAATCATTCGGTTCCATGCCGATGTCCACTCAGATTAATGTTATAGCTCCTTCCCTAAATAACTTATTAGGTTGGGCCAACCCTTTTTGGCTCATGGCATGGGCAGATCATAAGGACATCCTCTTATTTTATAAAACGGGTTGAGGCTGCCCCCAATCAGGTCTGATGGTTTCTGACCAACCCCTACGCCTGGCTCAGCAACCTCAACCCTTTCCTGCTACTTTTGAAACAAACGCTCTGCATCAAATGGCGTTTGATCTTTCATAATATAATAGCAAGCCTTTGACAGCTTGTTTGCTACAGCACGATATGCAGATGGTTGATTCGTCTTCGCACATTTCCTTTGATAAAATGCCTTCGCCTCTTTGCAATACCGGATAGCAAAATTTGCTGCTTCAGCAAATGCCCATGAGAGATATTTATTGCCATTCTTCTTGTTCCCACCGCCTTTTTGTTTGCTGTTGCTCCAATAGGCAGTGGGAACACAACGGCAGTATGAGGCATAATTACCGGCTGAAGCAAACCTGTCTATCTGCCCGCTCTCAAGAATAATTGTCATGCCTAATACAACACCAATCCCGGGAACGGTTGTAAGTGAAGTATAAGGCGGCTCCCCCTTGAGCTTATTTAATATCTGAGTCTCTATGGTTTTTATTTGCCCCTCTATAAAACGAATAGTCGAGAGAATGCTTACCCCATTAGAAGACAGATACTCATCATGTAATGCATTTCTTATCTCTTCCTCACTGAGGCCGTACATGGTGT
This is a stretch of genomic DNA from Nitrospirota bacterium. It encodes these proteins:
- a CDS encoding IS110 family transposase, translated to MRLYVGMDIHSSNCYTGIIDENSKKLLGRKITNDKRKIMSALSPYKEDITGIAVESTYNWYWLVDALMEEGYKLHLANPSAMKQYEGIKYLDDRHDAFWLANMLRLGILPEGYIYPRETRGIRDLLRQRSRFVVQKTSLKHTLQQIYCNNTGVILGNNTMYGLSEEEIRNALHDEYLSSNGVSILSTIRFIEGQIKTIETQILNKLKGEPPYTSLTTVPGIGVVLGMTIILESGQIDRFASAGNYASYCRCVPTAYWSNSKQKGGGNKKNGNKYLSWAFAEAANFAIRYCKEAKAFYQRKCAKTNQPSAYRAVANKLSKACYYIMKDQTPFDAERLFQK